A genome region from Rhodanobacter thiooxydans includes the following:
- a CDS encoding S8 family serine peptidase has product MPLHRPPAMLVPLLAIALAVAGATPARAQILGPVQGLPNLQVPGTNLPAVVPTSPLRSVDDLLRGPLAITRKLQIETLLRREPRRVDVDPHGAPVLRGEFLAMGLSAAQRDAVQALGFVVDREASADATLGLDFVVLHDTRGRSTARALRALQQAVPGAAFTYQHLYLPAGQGDVAGATSTATPSSGAPAQRVGLIDGGVDPTDPALARARIERHGCKTANPSRHGTAVAARLVAGDPDTLYAADLWCGDAVGGATSNLVDALAWMARERVAVVNISLVGPDNPVLARAVQAMIARGHVLVSAVGNDGPAAPPLFPAAYPGVIGVSGVDAHDRVLPEAGSGDQVDFCASGVVGNGRNALRGTSFAAPIVARKAAQLLGAPDADAAAQTQQQLAGEARHLGASNRDPRCGYGLLSP; this is encoded by the coding sequence ATGCCATTGCACCGCCCGCCCGCCATGCTCGTCCCGTTGCTGGCCATCGCGCTGGCCGTGGCCGGCGCGACGCCGGCGCGAGCGCAGATACTCGGACCGGTGCAAGGTCTGCCCAACCTGCAGGTGCCCGGCACGAACCTGCCCGCCGTCGTTCCGACGTCGCCCTTGCGCAGCGTCGACGACCTGCTGCGCGGACCGCTGGCCATCACGCGCAAGTTGCAGATTGAGACGCTGTTGCGCAGGGAACCCCGGCGCGTCGACGTCGACCCTCACGGCGCCCCGGTCCTGCGTGGCGAGTTCCTCGCCATGGGCTTGTCGGCGGCGCAACGCGATGCGGTGCAGGCGCTGGGTTTCGTAGTGGATCGGGAAGCGTCGGCGGACGCAACGCTGGGGCTGGATTTCGTGGTCCTGCACGACACCCGCGGACGCAGTACGGCCAGGGCCCTGCGCGCCCTGCAGCAGGCCGTGCCGGGCGCGGCATTCACTTACCAGCATCTCTACCTGCCCGCCGGCCAGGGCGACGTGGCCGGCGCGACGAGCACAGCGACACCCTCGTCCGGTGCACCGGCACAACGCGTAGGGCTGATCGATGGCGGGGTCGACCCGACCGACCCCGCGCTGGCACGCGCACGCATCGAGCGGCACGGCTGCAAGACGGCAAACCCGTCGCGGCACGGCACCGCGGTCGCCGCACGCCTCGTCGCCGGCGACCCGGACACGCTGTATGCCGCCGACCTATGGTGCGGCGACGCGGTCGGCGGCGCCACCTCGAATCTCGTTGACGCGCTCGCCTGGATGGCGCGCGAGCGCGTGGCGGTGGTCAACATCAGTCTGGTCGGCCCGGACAACCCGGTGCTAGCGCGCGCGGTGCAGGCGATGATCGCGCGCGGCCATGTGCTGGTCAGCGCAGTCGGCAACGATGGACCGGCAGCGCCGCCGCTGTTTCCGGCTGCGTACCCGGGCGTGATCGGCGTCAGCGGCGTCGATGCGCACGACCGCGTGCTGCCCGAAGCCGGCAGCGGCGACCAGGTGGATTTCTGCGCGTCCGGCGTGGTCGGCAACGGCCGCAACGCGCTGCGCGGCACCTCGTTCGCGGCGCCGATCGTCGCGCGAAAGGCCGCGCAGCTGCTGGGCGCGCCCGATGCGGATGCCGCAGCGCAAACGCAGCAGCAACTGGCCGGCGAGGCCCGCCATCTGGGCGCATCGAACCGCGACCCGCGCTGCGGCTATGGCTTGCTGTCGCCCTGA
- a CDS encoding RNA polymerase sigma factor: MNASDAVREGLIPLLPRLRRLARALAGQVADADDLVQIVLERALARAAQWRPDAALDKWVFAIARNAWRDELRARGRTQHLFAPEEAGEMAADRASAQPAQQLELAMALAALPPDHREVVALVLVEGMSYGEAAELLEVPVGTVTSRLARARASLQAHLGKDA, translated from the coding sequence GTGAATGCGAGCGACGCCGTGCGCGAAGGACTGATCCCGCTGCTGCCGCGCCTGCGCCGTCTGGCGCGGGCGCTGGCGGGCCAGGTCGCCGACGCCGACGACCTGGTGCAGATCGTGCTGGAACGCGCGCTGGCTCGTGCCGCGCAGTGGCGGCCGGACGCTGCGTTGGACAAGTGGGTGTTTGCGATCGCGCGCAACGCCTGGCGGGACGAACTGCGTGCGCGTGGCCGGACACAACATTTGTTCGCGCCCGAGGAAGCCGGTGAGATGGCTGCCGACCGCGCCAGCGCACAACCCGCGCAGCAGCTGGAACTGGCGATGGCGTTGGCGGCGTTGCCGCCCGACCACCGCGAAGTGGTGGCCCTGGTGCTGGTCGAGGGCATGTCGTACGGCGAGGCCGCCGAGCTGCTCGAGGTGCCGGTGGGCACCGTCACCAGTCGCCTGGCTCGCGCCCGCGCTAGCTTGCAGGCCCATCTTGGGAAAGACGCATGA
- a CDS encoding anti-sigma factor family protein has product MNPIDDDTLQAYVDGELDASDAARVDAALTHDDVLARRVRQARAVRAQLRAAFDPVLDEPVPERLSALLQPPAAQAAIPAAPRVASAGGHRTGAKRSRAPHRWFVPGAALAASVALLAVALWWWRPGGELVRMQGDQSFAAGALERALDHALASEPDAKALVSIGLSFRSNDGRICRTFVLHPAPARAGLACHGDTGWELPVLGTAAAPEGGELRQAASALPPAVQAAVDARLRGNVFDARQEHAARDAGWR; this is encoded by the coding sequence ATGAACCCGATCGACGACGACACCTTGCAGGCTTATGTGGATGGCGAACTCGACGCCTCCGACGCCGCGCGCGTCGATGCCGCACTGACGCACGACGACGTGCTCGCCCGCCGCGTGCGGCAGGCGCGTGCCGTGCGCGCACAGCTGCGCGCCGCGTTCGATCCGGTGCTCGACGAACCGGTGCCGGAGCGGCTGTCCGCCTTGCTGCAGCCGCCGGCTGCGCAGGCGGCGATACCTGCCGCGCCACGCGTCGCGTCTGCGGGCGGGCACCGCACGGGCGCCAAGCGCAGCCGCGCGCCGCACCGCTGGTTCGTGCCGGGCGCCGCGCTGGCCGCGTCGGTGGCGCTGCTCGCCGTGGCCCTGTGGTGGTGGCGACCCGGCGGCGAGCTGGTGCGCATGCAGGGCGACCAGTCGTTCGCCGCCGGCGCGCTGGAGCGCGCGCTCGATCATGCACTGGCGAGCGAACCGGATGCGAAGGCCCTGGTGTCGATTGGCCTGAGTTTCCGCAGCAACGACGGGCGTATCTGCCGCACCTTCGTGCTGCACCCTGCGCCAGCCCGAGCCGGCCTTGCCTGCCATGGCGACACGGGCTGGGAGCTGCCGGTGCTCGGTACGGCGGCCGCGCCGGAAGGCGGCGAATTGCGCCAGGCGGCGAGCGCCCTGCCGCCTGCGGTGCAGGCCGCGGTCGATGCCCGCCTGCGCGGCAACGTGTTCGACGCACGGCAGGAGCACGCCGCGCGCGACGCCGGCTGGCGCTAG
- a CDS encoding sensor domain-containing diguanylate cyclase → MVDVESRVEADGAVYRTLLESTRAIPWKIDWDSKQFAYIGPQIEALLGWAPSSWESVGDWASRMHPEDRDWVVDFCVAQSQAGVDHEADYRALTRDGHYVWIRDVVHVVRRPDGTVDSLIGFMFDISERKRTEQQLVSLQREMEELSFRDGLTGVANRRRFDAIIELEWSNARHNRQPLSLLMIDIDYFKQYNDCYGHLEGDACLKRVARLLSSAATRARDLLARFGGEEFVLVLPETDAAAAAKLADRCRELILAEQIPHASSPIGPVLTISLGVGSMIPGYDDEGRAFIDTVDKRLYQAKQHGRNRIVAG, encoded by the coding sequence ATGGTGGATGTTGAAAGCAGGGTGGAGGCCGATGGCGCTGTCTACCGGACGCTGCTGGAATCGACCCGGGCGATCCCGTGGAAGATCGACTGGGACAGCAAGCAGTTTGCCTACATCGGGCCGCAGATCGAGGCACTGCTGGGCTGGGCGCCGTCGAGCTGGGAAAGCGTGGGCGACTGGGCCAGCCGCATGCATCCGGAAGACCGCGACTGGGTGGTGGATTTCTGCGTGGCGCAATCGCAGGCAGGAGTGGACCACGAGGCCGACTACCGCGCGCTGACCCGCGACGGCCATTACGTCTGGATCCGCGACGTGGTGCACGTGGTGCGCCGGCCCGACGGCACGGTCGATTCGCTGATCGGCTTCATGTTCGACATCAGCGAGCGCAAGCGCACCGAGCAGCAGCTGGTCAGCCTGCAGAGGGAGATGGAGGAGCTTTCCTTCCGCGACGGCCTGACCGGCGTGGCCAACCGGCGGCGTTTCGACGCGATCATCGAGCTCGAGTGGAGCAACGCGCGGCACAACCGGCAGCCATTGTCGCTGCTGATGATCGATATCGACTATTTCAAGCAGTACAACGACTGCTACGGCCACCTGGAGGGCGATGCCTGCCTCAAGCGGGTGGCACGGCTGCTGAGTTCGGCGGCCACGCGTGCACGCGACCTGCTGGCGCGTTTCGGCGGCGAAGAGTTCGTGCTGGTATTGCCGGAAACCGACGCGGCGGCTGCCGCCAAGCTCGCCGACCGCTGCCGCGAACTGATCCTGGCCGAGCAGATTCCGCACGCGTCGTCGCCGATCGGTCCCGTGCTGACGATCAGCCTCGGCGTGGGCAGCATGATCCCGGGCTACGACGATGAAGGGCGGGCATTCATCGACACGGTGGACAAGCGGCTGTACCAGGCCAAGCAACACGGCCGCAACCGCATCGTGGCGGGGTAG